In a genomic window of Pokkaliibacter sp. MBI-7:
- a CDS encoding YitT family protein, with translation MIITHRWLSILEGCLLVALGIHLLNSSHLLISGTAGMGLIVQHLSTLSFGQLFFILNLPFYLLAIRCMGRAFTVRTFISVSLLSLLSELMRRYLDFNIAEPVLAAVLGGMLVGFGLIILFRHQSSLGGLNILAMYLERHFGIHAGKTTLVGDILIVSVAFFVFEPAQVLYSLVAFLFMSSVVGRYHRPPTWARVQTA, from the coding sequence ATGATCATCACCCATCGTTGGCTTTCCATTCTGGAAGGCTGTCTTCTGGTTGCACTGGGCATTCATCTGCTCAACTCCTCCCATCTCCTGATCAGCGGTACGGCGGGTATGGGGCTGATCGTGCAGCACCTGAGCACACTGAGCTTCGGCCAACTGTTCTTCATCCTTAATCTGCCGTTTTATTTGCTGGCCATTCGTTGCATGGGGCGCGCTTTCACTGTGCGTACCTTTATCAGTGTCAGCCTGCTGTCGCTATTGTCAGAGCTGATGCGTCGCTATCTGGACTTCAACATTGCCGAGCCTGTACTGGCCGCCGTGCTTGGTGGGATGCTGGTGGGGTTTGGCCTGATTATTCTGTTCCGTCACCAGTCCTCGCTGGGCGGGCTGAACATTCTGGCCATGTATCTGGAGCGCCATTTTGGCATTCATGCGGGCAAGACCACCCTGGTGGGCGACATCCTGATTGTGTCGGTAGCCTTCTTCGTCTTTGAGCCAGCACAAGTGTTGTATTCACTGGTGGCCTTCCTGTTTATGAGCTCTGTCGTCGGGCGCTATCACCGCCCACCTACCTGGGCCAGAGTACAGACGGCCTGA